The following proteins are encoded in a genomic region of Candidatus Manganitrophaceae bacterium:
- a CDS encoding cytochrome b/b6 domain-containing protein has product MEEPNKKEEASPDATPEEGLSAPIPSEENRIAPLPPDRRWRFRHPLFVRLGHWLNVLCLPILLMSGFQIFNAHPALYWGERSDRDRPLLAMKAVRTENGEMRGVTTLFGHAFDTTGLFGASRNEAGALYRRGFPEWMTLPAHQWLSMGRRWHFFFAWIFVLNGVIFAFFSLARRHLWLDLLPKKEDLRRIGAAILDHLRFRHPAGEEAAHYNVLQKIAYTSVVFVLAPLIVLTGLTMSPDIDAAFPGLLTLSGGRQSARTIHFIAAFAFIGYTVVHLLMVAITGLRNNLRSMVTGWYLLPKSGAEDEETN; this is encoded by the coding sequence ATGGAAGAACCGAACAAAAAAGAGGAAGCGTCCCCCGATGCAACGCCGGAAGAGGGTCTCTCCGCGCCGATCCCCTCCGAAGAGAACCGGATCGCTCCCCTTCCTCCCGACCGTCGTTGGCGATTCCGACATCCCCTTTTTGTCCGGCTCGGTCATTGGCTCAATGTCCTCTGTCTTCCGATTCTTCTGATGAGCGGGTTCCAAATCTTTAACGCCCATCCGGCGCTCTATTGGGGAGAGCGGTCCGATCGCGACCGGCCCCTCTTGGCCATGAAAGCGGTCCGGACGGAGAACGGCGAGATGCGGGGGGTGACCACCCTCTTCGGCCATGCCTTCGACACCACCGGCCTTTTCGGCGCCTCGCGGAACGAAGCGGGCGCGCTCTATCGCCGGGGTTTCCCGGAGTGGATGACCCTGCCGGCTCATCAATGGCTGTCGATGGGACGGCGCTGGCACTTCTTCTTCGCCTGGATCTTTGTCCTCAATGGGGTGATCTTCGCCTTTTTCTCCCTCGCGCGCCGGCATCTCTGGCTCGATCTCCTTCCGAAGAAGGAAGACCTTCGACGGATCGGCGCGGCGATTCTCGACCATCTTCGCTTCCGCCATCCCGCCGGCGAGGAAGCAGCGCATTATAATGTCCTTCAGAAGATTGCCTACACCAGCGTGGTTTTCGTCCTGGCCCCCCTAATTGTCTTGACCGGGCTAACGATGTCGCCCGACATCGATGCAGCTTTTCCCGGCCTGCTCACCCTGTCCGGCGGACGGCAGTCGGCCCGGACCATCCACTTTATCGCCGCGTTCGCCTTCATCGGTTATACCGTCGTTCACCTCCTGATGGTGGCAATCACAGGCCTTCGGAATAACCTTCGATCAATGGTCACCGGATGGTATCTCCTTCCGAAATCTGGAGCAGAAGATGAAGAAACGAATTAG